A part of Bacteroidota bacterium genomic DNA contains:
- a CDS encoding patatin-like phospholipase family protein, giving the protein MTLDPSSTSALVLTGGGARGSYQAGVLCYIREHFPDEHFDVKIGVSAGAVNAAHLANYLGPRDEAAVSLADLWREITPDDVFTSLSTWRFLRRVLRDTQQREDPVPLDQAGVPRGLLNAAPLRRYLARRLRADADGRLGGVFENLRRGNLRALALVTTSYTTGQTITWVEGDQIQGWERPMRRSIRAALTVDHILASTALPMIFPAVRLHHRRLGPGWYGDGGIRLTAPLSPAIHLGADRILAISTRYGRSNVEANEAAIVGYPPPAQVVGLLMNAIFLDVLDQDAATLRRVNDLVRHLTTDQRGHLRPIRLLLLRPSVDLAKLASQYELQLDGVLAHATRGLGSRQTKSPDWLSMLLFDRAYTTRLVDIGYADARAQHDRLARFFEYEKA; this is encoded by the coding sequence ATGACCCTCGACCCCAGTTCTACCTCCGCGCTCGTCCTCACGGGCGGCGGCGCGCGGGGCTCCTACCAGGCCGGCGTGCTCTGCTACATCCGCGAGCACTTCCCCGACGAGCACTTCGATGTCAAGATTGGCGTCTCCGCGGGGGCCGTCAATGCCGCGCACCTCGCCAACTACCTCGGGCCGCGCGACGAGGCCGCCGTGTCCCTCGCTGACCTCTGGCGCGAGATCACGCCCGACGATGTCTTCACCTCGCTCTCGACGTGGCGCTTCCTGAGGCGCGTCCTCCGCGACACGCAGCAGCGAGAAGACCCCGTGCCCCTCGACCAGGCCGGCGTGCCTCGCGGCCTCCTCAACGCGGCCCCGCTGCGGCGCTACCTCGCCCGCCGCCTCCGCGCCGACGCCGACGGCCGCCTCGGCGGCGTCTTCGAGAACCTGAGGCGGGGCAACCTCCGTGCACTCGCCCTCGTGACGACGAGCTACACCACCGGCCAGACGATCACGTGGGTCGAGGGCGACCAGATCCAGGGCTGGGAACGCCCCATGCGCCGCAGCATCCGCGCCGCGCTCACCGTGGATCATATCCTCGCCTCGACGGCGCTGCCGATGATCTTCCCGGCGGTGCGTCTCCACCATCGTCGCCTCGGCCCAGGGTGGTACGGCGACGGAGGCATCCGGCTCACCGCGCCACTCTCGCCCGCGATCCACCTCGGGGCCGACCGCATCCTCGCCATCTCGACGCGCTACGGCCGCTCGAACGTCGAGGCCAACGAGGCCGCCATCGTCGGGTACCCGCCGCCCGCGCAGGTCGTCGGCCTGCTGATGAACGCCATCTTCCTCGACGTGCTCGACCAAGACGCGGCGACGCTGCGCCGTGTCAACGACCTCGTCCGGCACCTGACGACGGACCAGCGCGGGCACCTCCGCCCTATCAGGCTCTTGCTCTTGCGCCCATCGGTCGACCTCGCCAAACTAGCCTCGCAGTACGAGCTGCAGCTCGACGGCGTGCTCGCCCACGCCACGCGCGGCCTCGGCTCGCGACAGACGAAGAGCCCCGACTGGCTGAGCATGCTCCTCTTCGACCGCGCCTACACGACGCGCCTCGTCGACATCGGCTACGCCGACGCCCGCGCCCAGCACGACCGCCTCGCCCGCTTCTTCGAGTACGAGAAGGCATAA
- a CDS encoding nuclear transport factor 2 family protein encodes MRILLVLLVFQVGCRSSAPEVPAETEAPPEIAILAVLDAQVAAWNEGSVRGFMEGYAQTDSLRFASRGTVRTGWDATLAGYERGYPDAATMGTLSFSDLDVRLLSPDWALVFGRWRLDRAADTPNGLFTLTMQRRPEGWRVLYDHTSSAE; translated from the coding sequence ATGCGCATTCTGCTCGTTCTTCTCGTGTTTCAGGTCGGCTGCCGTTCATCCGCTCCCGAGGTGCCAGCCGAGACGGAGGCACCCCCCGAGATCGCAATTCTTGCCGTCCTTGATGCGCAGGTGGCCGCGTGGAATGAGGGTTCGGTGCGCGGCTTCATGGAGGGTTATGCGCAGACGGACTCGCTCCGGTTCGCCTCGCGTGGCACCGTGCGCACCGGCTGGGACGCGACGCTCGCGGGCTACGAGCGCGGCTACCCCGACGCCGCCACGATGGGCACACTCAGCTTCTCCGACCTCGACGTCCGCCTGCTCAGCCCCGACTGGGCGCTCGTCTTCGGCCGCTGGCGTCTCGACCGCGCCGCCGACACGCCGAACGGCCTCTTCACGCTCACCATGCAGCGCCGCCCCGAAGGCTGGCGCGTCCTCTACGACCACACCTCCAGCGCTGAATGA
- a CDS encoding SDR family oxidoreductase, with protein MLDLSDITVLVTGASGRLGRVLLRHLADAGATVAGIARSAPKGAPDGFVFAAADATDEDALAAAFQQIRDEAGPIDVVIHAVGAWSGGPLAETTLDDWRSLLDLNLTASFLTVREAVRHFLRDGGGRVIGIASRQGADRAPAQQAAYGASKAGLIRLLEATAAEYAGNDIQAVAVAPSMILFGGEDADGVRADDLAAMCAYLCADAGAAHNGATLRMYGTA; from the coding sequence ATGCTCGATCTCTCCGACATCACCGTCCTCGTCACCGGCGCGAGCGGACGCCTAGGCCGCGTGCTGCTGCGCCACCTCGCCGATGCGGGAGCGACGGTTGCCGGGATCGCGCGATCGGCTCCGAAGGGCGCCCCCGACGGCTTCGTCTTCGCCGCTGCCGATGCGACCGACGAGGACGCGCTGGCCGCCGCGTTCCAGCAGATCCGCGATGAGGCCGGTCCCATCGATGTGGTGATTCACGCCGTGGGCGCGTGGAGCGGCGGGCCGCTCGCCGAGACGACGCTCGACGACTGGCGCTCGCTGCTGGACCTCAACTTGACGGCGTCGTTTCTGACGGTGCGCGAGGCCGTGCGGCACTTCCTGCGCGACGGCGGCGGGCGCGTGATCGGCATCGCCTCGCGCCAGGGTGCGGACCGTGCTCCGGCCCAGCAGGCCGCTTACGGCGCGTCGAAAGCGGGGCTCATCCGGCTCCTCGAAGCCACCGCCGCCGAGTACGCGGGCAACGACATCCAGGCCGTCGCCGTCGCCCCGTCGATGATCCTTTTCGGCGGCGAGGACGCCGACGGGGTGCGTGCCGACGACCTCGCTGCGATGTGTGCCTATCTCTGCGCCGACGCCGGAGCCGCCCACAACGGCGCGACGCTGCGGATGTACGGGACGGCGTGA
- a CDS encoding ATP-binding cassette domain-containing protein, with protein sequence MIEFDRITAGYDTPGGGHHTVVEDLSLTIKRGELVYLIGPTGSGKSTLLKLLYMDKKPEEGAIRVGDYDSDSIRPRDIPFLRRSLGVVFQDFQLLGDRTASDNVAFALYATGKRGKLVKQRVTQVLTRVGVSHRAKAMPHELSGGEQQRVCIARAIANEPYILLADEPTGNLDPKVGEEIQKLLLRLHQQGMTVFMATHDYRLIKKYPARTLALTQKRLVEVDPATLGG encoded by the coding sequence TTGATCGAGTTCGACCGCATCACCGCTGGGTATGACACCCCTGGCGGCGGGCACCACACCGTCGTTGAGGACCTCTCGCTCACGATCAAGCGCGGGGAACTGGTCTACCTCATCGGCCCGACGGGCAGCGGCAAGAGCACGCTCCTCAAGCTGCTCTACATGGACAAGAAGCCCGAGGAAGGCGCGATCCGCGTCGGCGACTACGACTCGGACTCGATCCGTCCGCGCGACATCCCGTTCCTGCGCCGCTCGCTCGGCGTCGTCTTCCAGGACTTCCAACTCCTCGGCGACCGCACGGCGTCCGACAACGTCGCGTTCGCGCTCTACGCGACCGGCAAGCGCGGCAAGCTCGTCAAGCAGCGCGTCACGCAGGTGCTCACCCGCGTCGGCGTGAGCCACCGCGCCAAGGCGATGCCGCACGAGCTCTCCGGCGGCGAGCAGCAGCGCGTCTGCATCGCCCGCGCCATCGCCAACGAGCCCTACATCCTCCTCGCCGACGAGCCGACCGGCAACCTCGACCCGAAGGTGGGCGAGGAGATCCAGAAGCTGCTCCTGCGCCTCCACCAGCAGGGCATGACCGTCTTCATGGCGACGCACGACTACCGGCTCATCAAGAAGTACCCCGCGCGCACGCTCGCCCTCACGCAGAAGCGCCTCGTGGAGGTCGACCCGGCTACGCTCGGCGGGTAA
- a CDS encoding DUF3179 domain-containing protein, translating into MRLALVLLLAPFAFACAQETLVPMAEDCVPPDAAFTTAGWQTDFCERIVDLTSIRSGGPPRDGIPPLDAPTFVPIDEAEAWLSDAEPVIVLELGGTAVIYPLQILTWHEIVNDTVGGTPVAVTYCPLCNAAVAFERPQVNSESLTFGTTGNLRYSDLVMWDRQTETWWQQFTGTAIVGALTGTQLTMLPTALVSWAKARAGYPDAPVLSRDTGFDRPYGRNPYVGYDDEARDPFLYDGEVGPQLPAMARIAGVIVSDEGGDAEGEEAEAARAYAFRDLAEVRVVNDTLGGAPLLVVWQPGTASALDAEALADSRDVGATGVFQRTVATLDGMQTLTFEATPEGIRDVETGSTWTLFGEAVAGPLAGQHLDRIAHHDVFWFVWSAFQPDGDLWRPAR; encoded by the coding sequence ATGCGTCTCGCGCTAGTCCTGCTCCTCGCGCCCTTCGCCTTCGCCTGTGCCCAGGAGACGCTGGTGCCCATGGCTGAGGACTGTGTGCCGCCAGACGCGGCGTTCACCACAGCGGGGTGGCAGACCGACTTCTGCGAGCGGATCGTCGATCTCACCTCGATCCGCTCGGGCGGGCCGCCGCGCGATGGCATTCCGCCGCTCGACGCGCCGACGTTCGTGCCCATCGACGAGGCCGAGGCATGGCTCTCGGACGCCGAGCCGGTGATCGTCCTCGAACTCGGCGGGACGGCGGTGATCTATCCGCTACAGATCCTCACGTGGCACGAGATTGTCAACGACACGGTAGGCGGGACGCCGGTCGCGGTGACCTACTGCCCGCTCTGCAACGCAGCGGTCGCCTTCGAACGCCCCCAGGTGAATAGCGAATCTCTCACGTTTGGGACGACGGGCAACCTGCGCTACAGCGACCTCGTGATGTGGGACCGCCAGACCGAGACGTGGTGGCAGCAGTTCACCGGCACGGCCATCGTCGGCGCACTCACGGGCACGCAACTCACGATGCTTCCGACGGCGCTCGTGAGCTGGGCGAAGGCCCGTGCAGGCTACCCCGACGCCCCCGTGCTCTCGCGCGACACGGGCTTCGACCGGCCCTACGGTCGCAACCCGTACGTCGGCTACGATGATGAGGCGCGCGACCCGTTTCTGTACGACGGCGAGGTCGGTCCGCAGCTCCCCGCGATGGCGCGCATCGCCGGTGTGATCGTGAGCGATGAGGGCGGCGACGCCGAAGGGGAGGAAGCTGAGGCCGCCCGCGCCTATGCCTTCCGCGACTTGGCCGAGGTACGCGTCGTGAACGACACCCTCGGCGGTGCGCCCCTCCTCGTGGTGTGGCAGCCCGGCACCGCGTCAGCCCTCGATGCGGAGGCCCTGGCCGACAGCCGCGACGTGGGCGCAACCGGCGTCTTCCAGCGCACCGTCGCCACGCTGGACGGGATGCAGACGCTCACGTTCGAGGCGACACCCGAGGGCATCCGCGATGTGGAGACGGGCAGCACCTGGACGCTCTTCGGCGAGGCCGTCGCCGGGCCGCTCGCTGGGCAGCATCTCGACCGCATCGCCCACCACGACGTGTTCTGGTTCGTCTGGTCCGCGTTCCAGCCGGACGGCGATCTCTGGAGACCGGCGCGCTAG
- a CDS encoding ectonucleotide pyrophosphatase/phosphodiesterase — protein MRRLVLSSLPHLLLGILAVVSAACSGSRSSEGTAPEATALVLISVDGFRYDYLDRDDVIAPTLRRLVAEGVRAESLVPVIPTKTFPNHYTLVTGLYTESHGVVGNAMYDPEFDAAGTPASFSMGNREAVADGRWWGGEPIWVTAEKQGVPAATLFWPGSEAEIGGVRPSEWLPYEHNMPHGDRVALALGWLDRTDATRPGFVRLYFSLVDSQGHRHGPDAPEVAAAIEDVDRALGMFVNGLEERGLLDQTDLVVVADHGMAETAPERTVYLDDALTIDAHRIMWGEPVGIWTDEPDAVLDSLAALDHVTAYRREDIPARMHYNDHPRIPSVVVFADAGWTVTRRSYAEQRPARLSGGAHGYDNAYPTMGGLFAARGPSFRVGAVTPAFSTVDVYGILTAAMGLDPSPHEGDPAVPAQVLR, from the coding sequence ATGCGCCGTCTCGTCCTTTCATCGCTCCCGCATCTCCTGCTCGGTATCCTCGCGGTGGTCTCGGCTGCGTGCTCTGGCTCGCGCTCATCCGAAGGCACTGCTCCTGAAGCAACGGCGCTCGTGCTCATCTCCGTCGATGGGTTCCGCTACGACTACCTCGACCGCGACGACGTGATCGCCCCGACGCTGCGCCGCCTCGTGGCCGAGGGCGTCCGTGCGGAGAGCCTCGTCCCGGTCATCCCGACGAAGACGTTCCCGAACCACTACACGCTCGTGACGGGTCTCTACACGGAGTCGCACGGCGTGGTCGGCAACGCGATGTACGACCCTGAGTTTGACGCGGCCGGAACGCCCGCCTCGTTTTCGATGGGCAACCGCGAGGCCGTGGCCGACGGGCGCTGGTGGGGCGGCGAACCGATCTGGGTGACCGCCGAGAAGCAGGGGGTGCCCGCCGCGACCCTCTTCTGGCCCGGCTCTGAGGCCGAGATCGGCGGCGTCCGTCCGAGCGAGTGGCTGCCCTACGAGCACAATATGCCCCACGGCGACCGCGTGGCGCTCGCCCTCGGCTGGCTCGACCGTACCGACGCAACGCGCCCCGGCTTCGTAAGGCTCTACTTCAGCCTCGTCGACTCGCAGGGCCATCGCCACGGCCCCGACGCGCCCGAGGTCGCCGCGGCGATCGAAGACGTGGACCGCGCACTCGGCATGTTCGTGAACGGCCTGGAGGAGCGCGGCCTCCTCGACCAGACCGACCTCGTCGTGGTGGCGGACCATGGCATGGCGGAGACTGCCCCGGAGCGGACTGTCTACCTCGACGACGCGCTCACAATCGATGCCCATCGCATCATGTGGGGCGAACCCGTCGGCATCTGGACGGACGAGCCCGACGCGGTCCTCGACAGCCTCGCCGCTCTCGACCACGTGACGGCCTATCGCCGCGAGGACATACCCGCGCGGATGCACTACAACGACCACCCGCGAATTCCCTCCGTCGTGGTCTTCGCCGACGCCGGATGGACCGTCACGAGACGATCCTATGCGGAGCAGCGCCCCGCACGTCTATCCGGTGGCGCGCATGGCTACGACAATGCCTACCCGACGATGGGAGGCCTCTTCGCCGCGCGCGGGCCGAGCTTCCGGGTCGGCGCCGTGACCCCGGCGTTTTCGACGGTGGACGTCTACGGTATCCTCACCGCTGCGATGGGCCTCGATCCGTCCCCTCACGAGGGCGACCCTGCCGTGCCTGCGCAGGTGCTCCGGTAG
- a CDS encoding efflux RND transporter permease subunit, which yields MSRAIAWMARHRVAANLLMLTILAVGFVSVGSIKQETFPEITLDAVQVRVPYTGATPAEIEEAIVRRVEEQVEGIEGIRRITSVAAEGVGTVTVELARGADVARALDEIQTEVDGLTTLPADAEKPIVFEPASPGNVMQIALYGDVPERTLKELAEAVKDDLTATEEISSVSVIATRPYEMSIEVSEATLRAYGLTLLDIASTVRRASLDLPGGSVETADEEILIRTKGQNYTQADFEDIVLLSRSDGTQIRLGDVAAVRDGFQGASLVTRFNDEPAVFVQVQRTGDERTLDIAERVNAYLAEDIQAVLPPGVSAGVWQDESEVLRSRLDLLLKNGLQGLLLVVLALMLFLNPRLAFWTSFGIFLSFMGTFAVMIWLDVSVSMISLFGFILAVGIVVDDAIVVGENIVAERERGASPLTASIRGASRVAGPVTFAVLTTMAAFMPLLFIPGTLGKMLVVLPTIVIAVLALSLVEVLFILPNHLAHEGRPASNPLTRGIDAARYAFSRGLNWFVEGPLDRSVRFSVRRYGLVIATAVALLTISIGFVVGGYIPFTFFPEIEGNNVRAQVELRPGTPLTQTEAVALRLEAAGRAAAEALQQDLDADHAPLIQNVHVIVGHQPSQQGDVSTAGISQSHVAEVNIELAGAEERDLSAAVFEQAWRTEVGEVAAATALTFASSAVTFGGPVEFELSADDPAVVRAATDALKADLLTYAGVFDVADDEEAGKQELQLDLLPQARTLGLTLEDLARQVRAAYFGEEAVRIQRGRDDVRVYVRLPEDERDALGDLSAYRIRTPQGAAVPLYDVATVTMSTAPTTITRRDGRRVIAVTANLDPAISSGNAVTAQVQAEALPKLLDTYPGLTIDVEGEQREQAETLEALAVTFPLALFVIYVLLAIPFGSYVQPLIVMAAIPFGLIGALVGHLLFGLHLGMLSVAGLIGLSGVIVNDSLVLVDFVNEQRRKGLPISEAIVSGAKLRFRPIMLTTVTTFLGMLPLLLERSVQAQFLIPMAVSLSFGILFATFVILLLVPALAQWQDDVLVYFGRRHFERKRFGHKGRGHDASPHAYDGDDSLQDATRLQRGEAPPDTPSMRTV from the coding sequence ATGTCCCGCGCCATTGCCTGGATGGCTCGCCACCGCGTGGCCGCCAACCTCCTGATGCTCACCATCCTCGCCGTCGGCTTCGTCAGCGTCGGGAGCATCAAGCAGGAAACGTTTCCGGAGATCACCCTCGATGCGGTGCAGGTGCGCGTGCCCTACACCGGGGCGACGCCCGCCGAGATCGAAGAAGCCATCGTCCGCCGCGTTGAGGAGCAGGTTGAGGGCATCGAGGGCATCCGACGCATCACGTCGGTGGCGGCTGAGGGCGTCGGCACGGTGACGGTCGAGTTGGCGCGCGGGGCCGACGTGGCGCGGGCGCTCGACGAGATCCAGACCGAAGTGGACGGCCTCACCACGCTGCCTGCCGACGCCGAGAAGCCCATCGTCTTCGAACCCGCTTCGCCGGGCAACGTGATGCAGATCGCGCTCTATGGCGACGTGCCCGAGCGGACGCTCAAAGAACTCGCCGAGGCCGTCAAGGACGACCTCACCGCGACGGAGGAGATCTCCTCGGTGAGCGTCATCGCCACACGGCCCTACGAAATGTCCATCGAGGTCAGCGAGGCAACGCTGCGCGCCTACGGGCTGACGCTGCTCGACATCGCCTCGACGGTGCGGCGGGCCAGCCTCGACCTACCCGGCGGCAGCGTGGAGACCGCCGACGAGGAGATCCTCATCCGCACCAAGGGCCAGAACTACACGCAGGCCGACTTCGAGGACATCGTGCTCCTTAGCCGGTCCGACGGCACCCAGATCCGGCTCGGCGACGTCGCCGCGGTGCGGGACGGCTTCCAGGGGGCGAGCCTCGTGACGCGCTTCAACGACGAGCCCGCCGTGTTCGTCCAGGTCCAGCGCACGGGCGACGAGCGCACGCTCGACATCGCGGAGCGGGTGAACGCCTACCTCGCCGAGGACATTCAGGCGGTCCTCCCGCCCGGCGTTTCGGCAGGCGTCTGGCAGGACGAGTCCGAAGTGCTGCGGAGCCGCCTCGACCTGCTGCTCAAGAACGGCCTCCAGGGCCTCCTGCTGGTCGTGCTCGCGCTGATGCTCTTCCTCAACCCGCGCCTCGCGTTCTGGACCTCGTTCGGGATCTTCCTCTCGTTCATGGGCACCTTCGCCGTGATGATCTGGCTCGACGTGTCCGTGAGCATGATCTCGCTCTTCGGCTTCATCCTGGCCGTCGGGATCGTCGTGGACGACGCGATCGTGGTGGGCGAGAACATCGTCGCGGAGCGCGAGCGGGGGGCGTCGCCGCTGACGGCGTCCATCCGGGGCGCGTCTCGCGTGGCCGGGCCGGTCACCTTCGCCGTGCTCACGACGATGGCGGCGTTCATGCCGCTGCTCTTCATCCCGGGCACCCTCGGCAAGATGCTCGTCGTCCTGCCAACGATTGTGATCGCAGTGCTGGCGCTCTCGCTCGTCGAGGTGCTGTTCATCCTGCCCAACCACCTCGCCCACGAGGGGCGCCCGGCGAGTAACCCGCTCACGCGCGGCATCGACGCGGCGCGCTACGCGTTTTCGCGCGGGCTGAACTGGTTCGTGGAGGGGCCGCTCGACCGCAGCGTGCGCTTTAGCGTGCGGCGCTATGGCCTCGTGATCGCCACGGCGGTGGCGTTGCTCACCATCAGCATCGGGTTCGTAGTCGGCGGCTATATCCCGTTCACGTTCTTCCCCGAGATCGAGGGCAACAACGTCCGCGCGCAGGTCGAGCTGCGGCCGGGGACGCCGCTCACACAGACCGAGGCCGTCGCGCTGCGCCTCGAAGCAGCGGGCCGCGCCGCCGCCGAGGCGTTGCAGCAGGACCTCGACGCCGACCACGCGCCGCTGATCCAGAACGTCCACGTCATCGTCGGCCATCAGCCCTCGCAGCAAGGCGACGTGAGCACGGCGGGCATTAGTCAGTCGCATGTCGCTGAGGTCAACATCGAGCTGGCCGGGGCCGAAGAGCGCGATCTCTCAGCCGCGGTGTTCGAGCAGGCGTGGCGCACCGAGGTGGGCGAGGTCGCCGCAGCCACCGCGCTAACGTTCGCCTCCAGCGCCGTGACGTTCGGCGGGCCGGTGGAGTTTGAGCTCTCGGCCGATGACCCCGCCGTGGTGCGCGCCGCCACCGACGCGCTCAAGGCCGACCTCCTCACCTACGCGGGCGTCTTCGACGTGGCCGACGACGAGGAGGCGGGCAAGCAGGAACTCCAGCTCGACCTGCTCCCGCAGGCGCGCACGCTGGGCCTGACGCTGGAAGACCTCGCGCGGCAGGTCCGGGCGGCGTACTTCGGCGAGGAGGCCGTCCGCATCCAGCGCGGCCGCGACGACGTGCGCGTCTACGTGCGCCTCCCCGAGGACGAACGCGATGCCCTCGGCGACCTCAGCGCCTACCGCATCCGCACGCCGCAGGGCGCCGCCGTCCCGCTCTACGACGTCGCCACGGTCACGATGAGCACCGCGCCGACGACCATCACCCGCCGCGACGGGCGCCGCGTCATCGCCGTCACCGCCAACCTCGACCCGGCGATCTCCTCAGGCAACGCCGTCACCGCGCAGGTGCAGGCCGAGGCCCTCCCCAAGCTCTTAGACACGTACCCTGGCCTGACCATCGACGTGGAGGGCGAGCAGCGGGAGCAGGCCGAGACGCTGGAGGCGCTCGCGGTGACGTTCCCGCTCGCGCTCTTCGTGATCTATGTGCTGCTCGCGATCCCGTTCGGGTCCTACGTGCAGCCGCTCATCGTCATGGCCGCGATCCCGTTCGGGCTGATCGGCGCGCTCGTGGGGCACCTGCTGTTTGGGCTGCACCTCGGCATGCTGAGCGTCGCCGGGCTGATCGGCCTGAGCGGCGTGATCGTGAACGACTCGCTCGTCCTGGTCGACTTCGTCAACGAGCAGCGGCGCAAGGGCCTCCCGATAAGCGAGGCCATCGTGTCCGGGGCCAAGCTGCGGTTCCGCCCGATCATGCTCACCACCGTGACGACGTTCCTCGGCATGCTCCCGCTCCTACTGGAGCGCAGCGTGCAGGCGCAGTTCCTGATCCCGATGGCCGTCAGCCTCAGCTTCGGCATTCTGTTCGCCACGTTCGTCATCCTCCTGCTCGTCCCCGCGCTCGCCCAGTGGCAGGACGATGTCCTCGTCTACTTCGGGCGCAGGCACTTCGAGCGCAAGCGCTTCGGCCACAAGGGCCGAGGGCACGACGCATCCCCGCATGCCTACGACGGGGACGACTCGCTGCAGGACGCGACCCGGCTGCAACGAGGCGAGGCTCCCCCCGATACCCCGTCGATGCGCACAGTATAG
- a CDS encoding efflux RND transporter periplasmic adaptor subunit, which produces MRAHLKSILSVLGILVAGIVATVMLVALRPEPPREARPVQAPLVQTRPLEAQSGALPVYGTGTVEPTREINLAAEVSGRIVAVAPSLVTGGAFRAGDVLATIDPADYENAVEIAEAQVTQRQVEVLQAQQEVALARDEWDRLRSHTGEAEAPDSTELGRLVYREPQLRTAEAALRSADAQLEDARTRLERTRVRAPFSGRVRTKAVDLGQYVAPGQAVASVYATAEVEIAVPLSSREADLIDGLWTRGRARMPATVTRDTDGAAWEGYVHRVDGAMDAATRQIQVIVRVPRPYAATEKRAPLLVGTFAQVALPGRALDRYFEVPRVAVRDSDTGAQVWIVEDGLLAMHPVTVVQDVEDRVVVTAPALPDRAALIVSDLAVVTEGLPVRTAGS; this is translated from the coding sequence ATGCGTGCCCACCTGAAATCTATCCTGTCCGTCCTCGGAATCCTGGTCGCGGGCATCGTCGCCACCGTCATGCTCGTGGCGCTGCGCCCCGAGCCGCCGCGCGAGGCGCGCCCCGTGCAGGCTCCGCTCGTCCAGACGCGCCCGCTCGAAGCGCAATCGGGCGCCCTGCCGGTCTACGGCACCGGGACTGTCGAGCCGACGCGCGAGATCAACCTCGCCGCCGAGGTGTCGGGTCGCATCGTGGCCGTGGCGCCCTCGCTCGTGACAGGCGGTGCGTTTCGTGCAGGCGACGTGCTCGCGACCATCGACCCGGCGGACTATGAGAACGCGGTCGAGATCGCCGAGGCGCAGGTGACGCAGCGCCAGGTCGAGGTGCTACAGGCGCAGCAGGAGGTCGCCCTGGCGCGAGACGAGTGGGACCGGCTCCGCTCGCATACCGGCGAGGCTGAAGCGCCCGACTCTACTGAGCTAGGCCGCCTGGTCTACCGTGAGCCACAGCTGCGCACCGCCGAGGCTGCGCTCCGTAGCGCCGACGCGCAGTTGGAGGACGCGCGCACCCGCCTCGAACGGACGCGGGTCAGGGCTCCGTTCAGCGGCCGCGTCCGCACCAAAGCCGTTGACCTCGGCCAGTACGTCGCGCCGGGGCAAGCCGTCGCGTCGGTGTATGCCACCGCCGAGGTCGAGATCGCCGTGCCGCTGAGCAGCCGCGAGGCCGACCTGATCGACGGGCTGTGGACGCGCGGCCGTGCACGCATGCCCGCCACCGTCACACGCGACACCGACGGGGCCGCCTGGGAGGGCTACGTGCACCGCGTCGACGGCGCGATGGACGCCGCCACGCGGCAGATCCAGGTGATCGTCCGGGTGCCGCGCCCGTACGCTGCGACGGAGAAACGTGCGCCCCTGCTCGTCGGCACCTTCGCGCAGGTCGCCCTGCCAGGCCGCGCACTCGACCGTTACTTCGAAGTGCCGCGCGTGGCTGTCCGCGACAGCGACACCGGAGCGCAGGTCTGGATCGTCGAGGACGGCCTGCTGGCGATGCATCCCGTGACGGTGGTGCAGGACGTGGAGGACCGCGTCGTCGTGACCGCGCCCGCGCTGCCCGACCGCGCCGCGCTCATCGTGAGCGACCTCGCCGTCGTCACCGAAGGCCTCCCCGTGCGCACCGCAGGATCGTAA